In Actinomycetota bacterium, a single window of DNA contains:
- a CDS encoding helix-turn-helix domain-containing protein, with protein sequence MTTPNDERLTYTVEEVAQLLGVSRNAAYAAVGAGFIPSIRVGRRIVIPKVALERLLEQSADSTVVGA encoded by the coding sequence ATGACGACACCGAACGACGAACGACTGACCTACACGGTCGAAGAAGTCGCGCAGCTGCTCGGCGTGAGTAGGAACGCCGCCTACGCCGCTGTGGGCGCAGGGTTCATCCCGAGCATCCGGGTGGGCCGACGGATCGTGATCCCCAAGGTTGCGCTCGAACGTCTTCTTGAGCAGTCCGCCGACTCGACAGTCGTGGGCGCGTGA
- a CDS encoding DUF3987 domain-containing protein encodes MSAREVCAACGGTGDDFDGNPCPACGGTGEVPQAPALVVTAAPPLPTPPPDGERPRADGWVTPVPLRRRLSPPPFPVDVFPDWLAAMVTATAEFTQTDPAMPAAVALSVLAGCAGGRLEVEARPGWREPTHLFIATVARPGERKTPVQQALVRPLREAEDALVAKAAPKVAEAETRREIAAKNAAQAKAKAANEDGPRRDKLQAEAVSAALAAEAIDVPTLPRLIAGDVTPEALATLMYENAGKVALVADEGGIFDVLAGRYSAIPNLDVFLQGHAGSPLRIDRKGRPPEYVRKPALTVGLMVQPQVLRQVGGNLTFAGRGLIARFLFVLPTTMVGRRRVDPEPVPEQVAQTYGRVVRGLAETLAGWTDPAVVTLTGDAQRAMFAFAQDVEDRLGPGGDLDHVADWAAKLVGAVVRIAGLLHVARHPDSCCRRPVDADTMNTAVDLGRVLTAHYLSAVDEMGANPEVDKAEYVLDVLRRMGQDRPADRPAAADGPLTVTVRDVFTRASRSRLATVDDLAPALDLLEAHGYVRRLPAPDRSGPGRPPSPSYEVNPLALAAETAVSAELGVGHGPAGPDSNSAGIAGIAAGSRGVGGAP; translated from the coding sequence ATGAGCGCCCGCGAGGTTTGTGCGGCGTGCGGCGGAACCGGCGACGATTTCGACGGCAACCCGTGCCCCGCCTGCGGCGGTACCGGGGAGGTCCCGCAGGCGCCGGCACTGGTCGTGACGGCCGCCCCGCCGCTTCCTACCCCACCCCCTGACGGCGAACGACCTCGCGCGGACGGCTGGGTGACCCCGGTACCGCTACGTCGGCGGCTGTCTCCACCGCCGTTCCCCGTCGACGTGTTCCCCGACTGGCTGGCGGCGATGGTGACCGCGACGGCGGAATTCACTCAGACCGACCCGGCCATGCCGGCGGCAGTCGCACTGTCGGTCCTCGCCGGCTGCGCGGGCGGGCGCCTTGAGGTCGAGGCCCGTCCCGGCTGGCGCGAACCGACCCACCTGTTCATCGCGACGGTCGCGCGCCCCGGCGAACGCAAAACGCCAGTGCAGCAGGCGCTGGTCCGGCCGCTGCGCGAAGCGGAGGACGCCCTCGTCGCGAAGGCTGCGCCGAAGGTCGCCGAGGCCGAGACGCGGCGCGAGATCGCCGCGAAGAACGCCGCGCAGGCCAAGGCTAAGGCTGCGAACGAGGACGGTCCCCGCCGCGACAAGCTGCAGGCCGAAGCGGTGTCCGCCGCACTGGCCGCCGAAGCCATAGACGTCCCGACCCTTCCCCGGCTCATCGCCGGGGACGTCACCCCCGAAGCGCTCGCGACCCTGATGTACGAGAACGCCGGCAAGGTCGCGCTCGTCGCCGACGAGGGCGGGATCTTCGACGTGCTCGCCGGTCGCTACTCCGCGATCCCCAACCTCGACGTGTTCCTCCAAGGGCACGCCGGCAGCCCGCTGCGGATCGACCGCAAAGGCCGGCCGCCCGAATACGTCCGCAAGCCTGCGCTCACGGTTGGGCTGATGGTCCAGCCGCAGGTGCTGCGCCAGGTCGGCGGCAACCTGACGTTCGCCGGCCGTGGACTGATCGCCAGGTTCCTGTTCGTGCTGCCGACCACGATGGTCGGCCGGCGCAGGGTCGACCCCGAACCCGTGCCCGAACAGGTCGCGCAAACGTACGGCCGCGTCGTTCGTGGCCTCGCGGAGACGCTGGCCGGGTGGACGGACCCGGCCGTCGTCACCCTGACCGGCGACGCGCAACGAGCGATGTTCGCGTTCGCGCAGGACGTCGAGGACCGGCTCGGACCCGGCGGTGACCTCGACCACGTCGCCGACTGGGCGGCCAAGCTCGTCGGCGCGGTCGTCCGGATCGCGGGGCTGCTGCACGTCGCCCGTCACCCTGACTCGTGTTGCAGGAGGCCGGTCGACGCGGACACGATGAACACCGCAGTTGACCTCGGCCGGGTGCTCACCGCCCACTACTTGTCGGCGGTCGATGAGATGGGCGCCAACCCCGAGGTCGACAAAGCCGAGTACGTGCTCGACGTGCTGCGGCGGATGGGTCAGGACCGCCCCGCCGACCGCCCCGCCGCAGCGGACGGTCCGCTCACCGTCACCGTCCGTGACGTGTTCACCCGCGCGTCCCGCAGCCGCCTGGCGACCGTGGACGACCTCGCCCCCGCACTCGACCTACTGGAAGCCCACGGCTACGTCCGGCGGTTGCCCGCTCCCGATCGTTCCGGGCCGGGACGCCCCCCGTCTCCGAGCTACGAGGTCAACCCCCTAGCACTCGCCGCAGAAACCGCAGTATCCGCAGAATTAGGGGTAGGGCACGGTCCGGCAGGACCCGACAGCAATTCTGCAGGTATTGCGGGTATTGCGGCAGGGTCCAGAGGTGTCGGAGGTGCGCCGTGA
- a CDS encoding phage major capsid protein — protein MPTFTELTSAVRRAHAAYDQAVEAGASAGDLDRLERDLRDAVAARDERLADVMDHLERVDDPPPAGGTGGSMDSTVADRAVLDREQRVADWVAGRGVAPDDQRDLSFGRWLRGISTGDWRDAERERRALSEGTLAGGGYTVPTVLSAELIDRARNVAAVFRAGARTVPMDSLTVNIARVAGDPTASWKAENAVITDSDMTFEQVTLKAKTLVSLTKASRELIEDSINAEEALRDAFAAQLAITLDKAALFGSGTDPEPRGVKNTTGVTKISAGANGGIITYDLLVDVVTTGWNSNEATAGAVILAPRTERGVLKLKDANNNPLTLPQTVADVPRYATNQVPVTETQGTATNASSVFGGDWSQMLVGVRHGLEIEVLRERYADAFQLGFLAHLRADVTLARPAAFTVLEGVTP, from the coding sequence ATGCCGACGTTCACCGAGCTGACCTCCGCGGTTCGCCGGGCCCACGCCGCGTACGACCAGGCCGTCGAGGCGGGCGCGTCGGCCGGCGACCTGGACCGGCTGGAACGTGACCTGCGTGACGCGGTCGCGGCCCGTGACGAGCGGCTCGCGGACGTGATGGATCACCTGGAACGCGTCGATGACCCGCCGCCGGCTGGCGGGACAGGAGGCAGCATGGACAGCACCGTGGCGGACCGGGCGGTCCTCGACCGCGAACAGCGTGTCGCGGATTGGGTGGCGGGCCGCGGGGTCGCGCCCGACGACCAGCGCGACCTGAGCTTCGGACGGTGGCTGCGCGGCATCAGCACGGGCGACTGGCGGGACGCCGAACGTGAACGTCGCGCGCTGTCCGAGGGGACCTTGGCGGGGGGCGGCTACACGGTGCCGACGGTGCTGTCGGCGGAGCTGATCGACAGGGCACGCAACGTCGCTGCGGTGTTCCGGGCCGGCGCACGGACGGTGCCGATGGACTCACTGACCGTGAACATCGCGAGGGTGGCGGGCGACCCGACCGCGTCCTGGAAGGCCGAGAACGCGGTCATCACGGACAGTGACATGACCTTTGAGCAGGTCACGCTCAAGGCCAAGACCCTGGTGTCCCTGACGAAGGCGTCCCGGGAGCTGATCGAGGACTCGATCAACGCCGAGGAGGCCCTGCGAGACGCGTTCGCCGCGCAGCTGGCGATCACGCTCGACAAGGCCGCACTGTTCGGCTCAGGGACGGACCCGGAGCCGCGCGGTGTGAAGAACACGACGGGGGTTACCAAGATCTCGGCGGGCGCGAACGGCGGCATCATCACGTACGACCTGCTGGTCGACGTGGTCACGACCGGGTGGAACAGCAACGAGGCAACCGCAGGTGCGGTCATCCTCGCGCCCCGCACCGAGCGCGGCGTCCTGAAGCTGAAGGACGCGAACAACAACCCGCTCACGCTGCCGCAGACGGTCGCCGACGTGCCCCGGTATGCGACGAACCAGGTTCCGGTGACCGAGACGCAGGGGACCGCGACGAACGCCTCCAGCGTGTTCGGGGGTGATTGGTCACAGATGCTCGTCGGGGTCCGTCACGGCCTTGAGATCGAGGTGCTCCGCGAGCGCTATGCGGACGCGTTCCAGCTCGGGTTCCTTGCGCACCTGCGCGCGGACGTCACGCTCGCCAGGCCGGCGGCGTTCACGGTTCTCGAAGGTGTCACCCCGTGA
- a CDS encoding DUF4160 domain-containing protein, giving the protein MSPRWATVGGAGLYFYASEPHQRPHVDVVGPDWNAKIALDTFEVLVSSGKVPPKVIRRTVELLREHQDEAIAAFHATGEHRFPGTLESGENDRD; this is encoded by the coding sequence GTGAGTCCTCGATGGGCGACCGTGGGTGGGGCTGGGCTGTACTTCTACGCCTCGGAACCACATCAGCGCCCCCACGTCGATGTGGTCGGCCCCGACTGGAACGCCAAGATCGCCCTCGACACGTTCGAGGTCCTGGTTAGCTCCGGCAAGGTCCCGCCGAAGGTGATCCGGCGCACCGTGGAGCTCCTACGCGAGCACCAGGACGAGGCGATCGCCGCCTTCCACGCGACCGGAGAGCATCGCTTCCCAGGTACCCTCGAGTCCGGAGAGAACGACCGTGACTGA
- a CDS encoding DUF2442 domain-containing protein, whose translation MRVTGVKVLARYIVELTFEDGSTKVIDLEPHLWGEMFEPLAEDYERFRQVRVDDAAGTIVWPNGADLSPRMLYAESKAVTPV comes from the coding sequence ATCCGCGTGACCGGCGTCAAGGTGCTGGCCCGCTACATCGTCGAGCTCACCTTCGAGGACGGCAGCACCAAGGTCATCGACCTCGAACCGCACCTGTGGGGCGAGATGTTCGAACCGTTGGCCGAGGACTACGAACGGTTCCGTCAGGTCAGGGTCGATGATGCAGCAGGGACCATCGTGTGGCCGAACGGAGCTGATCTCTCCCCGAGGATGCTGTACGCCGAGTCGAAGGCGGTCACTCCCGTCTGA
- a CDS encoding response regulator transcription factor has product MSHHPDTDAPATVVVADDNDDLRLLVRSHLSRDARFRLAAEVADGRAAVDAVAQHQPDLILLDLRMPRMDGLEAMPQVLTRSPRTMVVALSDFDEQVIGGAAQARGAFAYLEKDTIGTGFTDQLHGLLQEFRRALAGDTVIAPARPAQGDWRPPRHA; this is encoded by the coding sequence GTGAGCCACCATCCCGACACCGACGCTCCGGCCACCGTCGTGGTGGCCGACGACAACGACGACCTGCGCCTCCTCGTCCGCAGCCACCTCAGCCGCGATGCACGGTTCCGCCTTGCTGCCGAGGTCGCCGATGGGCGGGCGGCTGTGGACGCGGTCGCCCAGCACCAACCCGACCTGATCCTCCTCGACCTACGGATGCCGCGCATGGACGGGTTGGAGGCGATGCCACAGGTGCTGACCCGTTCGCCGCGGACCATGGTGGTGGCGCTGTCAGACTTCGACGAGCAGGTGATAGGGGGAGCGGCACAGGCCCGCGGGGCGTTCGCCTACCTGGAGAAGGACACGATCGGAACCGGGTTCACCGACCAGCTGCACGGCTTGCTGCAGGAGTTCCGACGGGCACTGGCAGGCGACACCGTGATCGCTCCCGCCCGGCCAGCTCAAGGTGACTGGCGGCCACCGCGCCACGCCTGA
- a CDS encoding ABC transporter substrate-binding protein, with protein MERTRSMRMAAVVAVLSLGLTACPDGEEPDEDGFAPGPGTPTPTEEVEVTGRGDGQLTIGRVLPESGFLDYLGESMINATEMAVEDINEAGGVLGRDVRLLEEDSGTDPTVAGPNVNSLLASGSDVIVGAAASGVTLSFLDVLFQNQIVNCSPSATSPEFLTQPNAAFMFRTVAPDDAVAPVIADEIVTRDGHSSVVIVNRSDSYGQSLADLVQEELEALNAEVLATVEYTEEEQTFDTQVNTVTENDPDAVVLIAFREGATFLRRLAETDFDVSAVYGADGVFSGRLPEFAAGEGGDVSILDGMKVIGASGSQDFNERLNEFLPEEAKSEFIYGGQSYDCVTILALAAEQAQTDDSSQFADLILDITRGGEKCTDFASCKQLLDDGQDIDYDGASGEIELREPAGEGNLGNPTVTTYAVARYEDGELTPVRSERVDLDIGATPTPQ; from the coding sequence ATGGAGCGCACCAGATCGATGCGCATGGCGGCCGTGGTCGCCGTTCTGAGTTTGGGGCTCACCGCCTGCCCCGACGGGGAAGAACCGGATGAGGATGGCTTCGCGCCTGGACCCGGGACCCCGACCCCCACCGAAGAGGTGGAGGTGACCGGGCGGGGCGACGGACAGTTGACCATCGGCCGGGTCCTGCCGGAGTCGGGGTTCCTCGACTACCTGGGCGAATCGATGATCAACGCCACAGAGATGGCCGTCGAGGACATCAACGAGGCAGGCGGTGTGCTCGGCCGCGACGTCCGGCTGCTCGAAGAGGACTCGGGCACCGATCCGACGGTCGCCGGCCCGAACGTCAACAGCCTGCTCGCGTCGGGTTCCGACGTGATCGTCGGGGCGGCCGCATCGGGCGTCACGCTGTCGTTCCTGGATGTTCTGTTCCAGAACCAGATCGTCAACTGCTCACCGTCGGCGACCTCGCCGGAGTTCCTCACACAGCCCAACGCGGCGTTCATGTTCCGCACGGTGGCGCCCGATGACGCGGTCGCTCCGGTCATCGCCGACGAGATCGTGACACGCGACGGCCACTCCTCCGTCGTCATCGTCAACCGCTCCGACTCCTACGGTCAGAGCCTCGCCGACCTGGTGCAGGAGGAACTCGAGGCGCTGAACGCTGAGGTTCTGGCCACCGTGGAGTACACCGAGGAGGAGCAGACCTTCGACACGCAGGTGAACACGGTGACCGAGAACGACCCCGACGCGGTCGTGTTGATCGCCTTCCGTGAGGGCGCGACGTTCCTGCGCCGGCTCGCCGAGACCGACTTCGACGTGTCGGCCGTGTACGGAGCGGACGGCGTGTTCTCCGGGCGCCTGCCGGAGTTCGCGGCCGGCGAGGGCGGAGACGTCTCGATCCTCGACGGCATGAAGGTCATCGGTGCCTCCGGCTCGCAGGACTTCAACGAGCGCCTGAACGAGTTCCTGCCGGAGGAGGCCAAGAGCGAGTTCATCTACGGGGGTCAGTCCTACGACTGCGTGACGATCCTGGCCCTGGCGGCCGAGCAGGCCCAGACCGACGACTCGTCGCAGTTCGCCGACCTGATCCTCGACATCACCCGGGGCGGCGAGAAGTGCACCGACTTCGCGTCGTGCAAGCAGCTCCTCGATGACGGTCAGGACATCGACTACGACGGGGCCTCGGGTGAGATCGAGCTGCGCGAGCCCGCGGGCGAGGGCAACCTCGGCAACCCGACCGTGACCACCTACGCGGTGGCGAGGTACGAAGACGGAGAGCTGACGCCCGTCCGCTCCGAGCGCGTCGACCTCGACATCGGGGCGACACCGACGCCGCAGTAA
- a CDS encoding ABC transporter ATP-binding protein has translation MVTDDEPVDSAADRSDSRRPILEAKGIVAGYLPEVDILNGCDLELYSGELVGIIGPNGAGKSTLVKAIFGLVPVRAGSVVLAGEDIASLTPHELVGRGVGYVPQTRNVFPSLTIEENLQMGAYLQPASFRERFEYVSELFPLLRHRRSQRAGDLSGGERQMVAMARAMMMEPRVLLLDEPSAGLSPNLQDDTFDRVQTINQAGVSIVMVEQNARRCLQLCDRGYVLDQGQNAYTGAGEELLHDEKVIDLYLGTLSRVE, from the coding sequence ATCGTGACAGACGACGAGCCGGTCGACTCGGCAGCCGACCGTAGCGACAGCCGCCGACCGATCCTGGAGGCCAAGGGGATCGTCGCCGGTTACCTGCCCGAGGTCGACATCCTCAACGGCTGCGATCTCGAGCTGTACAGCGGCGAGCTGGTGGGCATCATCGGGCCCAACGGCGCCGGAAAGTCCACGCTCGTGAAGGCCATCTTCGGCCTCGTCCCGGTCCGAGCCGGGTCGGTCGTCCTGGCCGGCGAGGACATCGCCTCCCTGACGCCCCACGAACTGGTGGGACGGGGCGTCGGGTACGTCCCCCAGACCAGGAACGTCTTCCCCTCGCTCACGATCGAGGAGAACCTCCAGATGGGGGCGTACCTTCAACCGGCCTCGTTCCGGGAACGCTTCGAGTACGTCAGCGAGCTGTTCCCGCTGCTGCGACACCGCCGCAGCCAGCGGGCCGGGGACCTGTCCGGAGGCGAACGTCAGATGGTCGCGATGGCGCGGGCCATGATGATGGAGCCGCGGGTGCTGCTGCTCGACGAGCCCTCCGCCGGCCTCTCCCCCAACCTGCAGGACGACACCTTCGACCGGGTGCAGACGATCAACCAGGCCGGCGTTTCGATCGTGATGGTGGAACAGAACGCCCGTCGCTGCCTGCAACTGTGCGACCGCGGCTACGTGCTCGACCAGGGCCAAAACGCCTACACCGGCGCCGGCGAGGAGCTGCTCCACGACGAGAAGGTGATCGACCTCTACCTCGGCACGCTGTCCCGCGTCGAGTGA
- a CDS encoding ABC transporter ATP-binding protein → MSEQGPTSTSGRAATLADVPAEPGVSKPDPILVVDDVHRQFGGLVAVDVDHLEIQRGVVTALIGPNGAGKTTFFNLLTGFDDRDRGTWQFNGVEIQGRPSYRVAQSGMVRTFQLTKVLSRLTVLENMKLGATGQGGETLWRALFRRSWVSQEQHIEQRADQELERFDLAGMRHEYAATLSGGQRKLLEMARALMVQPRLVMLDEPMAGVNPALAQTLLDHMLQLPGRGMTVVFVEHDMDIVMNISDWVVCMAEGQIIAEGPPDSIANNDDVIDAYLGRHHDQPGAAR, encoded by the coding sequence ATGTCTGAGCAGGGACCCACGTCCACCTCCGGCCGCGCGGCGACGCTCGCGGACGTGCCGGCGGAGCCGGGCGTCTCCAAACCCGACCCGATCCTGGTCGTCGATGACGTGCACCGCCAGTTCGGTGGCCTCGTGGCGGTCGACGTCGATCACCTCGAGATCCAACGTGGGGTTGTCACCGCCCTGATTGGTCCCAACGGGGCCGGCAAGACCACCTTCTTCAACCTGTTGACCGGGTTCGACGATCGCGACCGGGGAACCTGGCAGTTCAACGGCGTCGAGATCCAAGGCAGGCCGTCGTACCGGGTCGCGCAGTCGGGGATGGTGCGCACCTTCCAGCTGACGAAGGTCCTGTCGCGGTTGACGGTCCTGGAGAACATGAAGCTGGGCGCCACCGGGCAGGGCGGCGAGACGCTGTGGCGGGCGCTGTTCCGGCGCAGCTGGGTTTCTCAGGAGCAGCACATCGAACAACGCGCCGACCAGGAGCTCGAGCGGTTCGATCTGGCTGGGATGCGGCACGAGTACGCCGCGACGTTGTCCGGCGGGCAGCGCAAGTTGCTGGAGATGGCACGCGCGTTGATGGTCCAGCCGAGGCTGGTGATGCTCGACGAGCCGATGGCGGGTGTGAACCCGGCCCTCGCCCAGACCCTCCTCGACCACATGCTCCAGCTCCCCGGCCGGGGCATGACGGTCGTGTTCGTCGAGCACGACATGGACATCGTGATGAACATCAGCGACTGGGTCGTGTGCATGGCCGAGGGGCAGATCATCGCCGAGGGACCGCCCGACAGCATCGCCAACAACGACGACGTGATCGATGCGTACCTCGGTCGCCACCACGATCAGCCGGGCGCCGCCCGCTGA
- a CDS encoding branched-chain amino acid ABC transporter permease codes for MQWDVVAGNALREAFGPQAAWFALMAIGLNVHYGYTGLLNFGQIGFAMVGAYGVGVAVQIFGLSLWVGIAVGIVAALVLAVALGLPTLRLRGDYFAIVTIAAAEVIRLVFGSNASRDLTGGPFGLRNVANAFYELNPLTPRRYTVFGNWSYLHGQLWSMLVTWALVAAATYFVYLLVRSPWGRVIRGIREDEDAVRSLGKNAFWYKMQSLMIGGAIGGLGGIMLTIQTSAVTPLTFRPQQTFFAYAILIVGGAATTFGPVIGTMIFWFLFSGVTSMLRQLASQGLVPPIIATEDSIGALVLALVGLAVILLMIYRPQGIFGSKRELILDV; via the coding sequence ATGCAGTGGGACGTCGTCGCCGGCAACGCGCTTCGCGAGGCGTTCGGTCCCCAGGCGGCCTGGTTCGCGCTGATGGCGATCGGGTTGAACGTCCATTACGGGTACACGGGGCTGCTGAACTTCGGTCAGATCGGGTTCGCGATGGTGGGCGCCTACGGGGTCGGCGTCGCGGTGCAGATCTTCGGGCTGTCTCTGTGGGTGGGGATCGCTGTCGGGATCGTGGCGGCGCTGGTCCTCGCGGTCGCACTGGGGCTGCCGACCCTGCGGCTGCGTGGCGACTACTTCGCGATCGTCACGATCGCGGCGGCAGAGGTGATCCGTCTGGTGTTCGGGTCGAACGCCTCCCGGGACCTCACCGGGGGGCCGTTCGGGCTGCGCAACGTGGCGAACGCCTTCTACGAGCTCAACCCGCTGACCCCCCGCCGCTACACGGTCTTCGGTAACTGGTCGTATCTGCACGGCCAGCTGTGGTCGATGCTGGTGACCTGGGCGCTGGTCGCGGCGGCCACCTACTTCGTGTACCTGCTGGTGCGCAGCCCCTGGGGACGGGTGATCCGCGGCATCCGTGAGGACGAGGATGCGGTGCGCAGCCTCGGCAAGAACGCCTTCTGGTACAAGATGCAGAGCCTGATGATCGGCGGGGCGATCGGCGGCCTGGGCGGCATCATGCTGACGATCCAGACCTCGGCGGTCACGCCCCTGACGTTCCGGCCGCAGCAGACGTTCTTCGCCTACGCCATCCTGATCGTCGGCGGGGCGGCCACCACGTTCGGGCCGGTCATCGGGACGATGATCTTCTGGTTCCTGTTCAGCGGGGTCACATCGATGCTCCGCCAGCTCGCGTCGCAGGGGCTGGTGCCACCGATCATCGCCACGGAGGACTCGATCGGGGCGCTGGTGCTGGCGCTGGTCGGGCTGGCTGTCATCCTGCTGATGATCTACCGGCCGCAAGGTATCTTCGGCAGCAAACGGGAACTGATCCTCGATGTCTGA
- a CDS encoding branched-chain amino acid ABC transporter permease → MIVLASLTATAAALSGESGDRQDQRQPGVFGTLQTADGQPLDGVELIVFSEDAGFQETVETDADGDWSVDVPRSGAYVIEINEDTLPEDVSLKNPDNNPTTITVRGSSRRVLFPMGESAAGGFSFPFRSLAQRLVDGIKFGLIIAITSVGLSLIFGTTGLINFAHGEFVTFGAIVAWFLNVQGPQLHLVFAAILATAVGGVFAGGLEAGMFARLRERRVGGFQFLVITIGLSLLMRHVLVLWYGSRQSPYAQYTVQQRIRWGPVAATPRDLAVMALSAAILVGVAMMIERTRMGKAMRAVADNPDLAESSGIDVARVILVVWILGGALAGIGGVLQGLVTAVEWTMGFRLLLLMFAAVILGGLGTAYGAMVGGLVIGIVSQVSTVWLRAELQHAWALLVLVLVLLIRPQGILGRKERLG, encoded by the coding sequence ATGATCGTGCTGGCTTCGCTGACGGCCACCGCTGCCGCCCTGAGCGGTGAGAGCGGCGACCGGCAGGACCAACGACAGCCCGGCGTGTTCGGCACGCTTCAGACAGCCGACGGACAACCCCTCGACGGGGTCGAGCTGATCGTGTTCAGCGAGGACGCCGGCTTCCAGGAGACGGTCGAGACCGACGCTGACGGGGACTGGAGTGTCGACGTTCCCCGCAGCGGGGCCTACGTGATCGAGATCAACGAGGACACGCTCCCCGAGGACGTCAGCCTGAAGAACCCCGACAACAACCCCACGACCATCACGGTCCGCGGCAGCAGTCGGCGCGTCCTGTTCCCGATGGGCGAGAGCGCGGCGGGTGGATTCAGCTTCCCGTTCCGGTCTCTCGCACAGCGGCTCGTGGACGGCATCAAGTTCGGTCTGATCATCGCCATCACGTCCGTGGGGCTGTCGCTGATCTTCGGGACGACGGGGCTGATCAACTTCGCGCACGGCGAGTTCGTGACGTTCGGCGCGATCGTCGCGTGGTTCCTCAACGTCCAAGGACCGCAGCTGCACCTGGTGTTCGCCGCGATCCTCGCCACGGCGGTCGGCGGAGTCTTCGCGGGTGGCCTGGAGGCAGGCATGTTCGCGCGGCTGCGCGAGCGACGGGTCGGTGGCTTCCAGTTCCTGGTGATCACGATCGGCCTGTCGCTGCTGATGCGGCACGTGCTGGTGCTGTGGTACGGCAGCCGCCAGTCGCCCTACGCCCAGTACACCGTGCAGCAGCGGATCCGGTGGGGACCGGTCGCCGCGACGCCCCGCGATCTCGCCGTCATGGCGCTGTCCGCCGCGATCCTGGTCGGCGTGGCGATGATGATCGAGCGCACCCGCATGGGCAAAGCGATGCGCGCCGTGGCCGACAACCCGGACCTGGCCGAATCCTCCGGCATCGACGTGGCCCGCGTGATCCTGGTGGTGTGGATCCTCGGCGGGGCGCTGGCCGGCATCGGCGGGGTGCTGCAGGGCTTGGTCACCGCCGTCGAGTGGACCATGGGGTTCCGTCTGCTGCTGCTGATGTTCGCCGCGGTGATCCTGGGAGGTCTCGGCACCGCGTACGGCGCGATGGTCGGCGGTCTGGTGATCGGGATCGTCAGCCAGGTCAGCACGGTGTGGCTACGGGCAGAGCTTCAACATGCTTGGGCTCTGCTCGTACTGGTGCTCGTCCTGCTGATCCGCCCCCAGGGAATCCTCGGACGCAAGGAGCGGCTGGGGTGA
- a CDS encoding DUF4446 family protein gives MLSSSNRDAPVQLSDQLLALLTIVSLIGVVVLGSALTVVALRLRRLRTGYDAVLDPARREDLFEVLERRFGEVEQLREAIAVVHRNTEHLRSLLRAAVSRVGVVRYDAFDDMGGALSFSAAILDESGDGVVLSSINGRTEARTYAKPVTGGTSSYNLSPEEEAAIDAALTGERQAVVNPPRRRRGRAAS, from the coding sequence ATGCTGTCCAGCTCGAACAGGGACGCCCCGGTGCAGTTATCGGACCAGCTGCTCGCCCTCCTCACGATCGTCTCGCTCATCGGCGTCGTCGTCCTCGGAAGCGCGCTGACGGTCGTCGCCCTCCGCCTGAGGCGCCTGCGCACCGGGTACGACGCTGTCCTCGACCCGGCCCGGCGCGAGGACCTCTTCGAGGTCCTCGAGCGCCGCTTCGGCGAGGTCGAGCAGTTGCGCGAGGCGATCGCGGTGGTGCACCGCAACACCGAGCATCTGCGCAGCCTGCTGCGTGCGGCCGTGTCGCGTGTCGGCGTCGTCCGCTACGACGCGTTCGACGACATGGGCGGGGCGCTGTCGTTCTCCGCGGCGATCCTCGACGAGTCCGGCGACGGGGTCGTGTTGTCATCCATCAACGGACGGACAGAGGCGCGGACCTACGCCAAGCCGGTAACAGGCGGGACGAGCTCCTACAACCTGTCGCCCGAGGAGGAGGCAGCGATCGACGCGGCGCTCACGGGCGAGCGCCAGGCCGTGGTCAACCCGCCGCGCCGCCGCCGTGGCCGCGCGGCGTCGTAG